Proteins encoded in a region of the Arthrobacter sp. U41 genome:
- a CDS encoding YfbU family protein, with the protein MTDSGTEQEAFVLGPDRGNSHHQSVPIYSRMLTEYREVKQNRSRKTGRKSYLLTEEELRRIAASRVHPSRR; encoded by the coding sequence TTGACAGATTCCGGGACGGAACAGGAGGCCTTCGTACTTGGGCCGGATCGCGGGAACTCTCATCACCAGTCGGTTCCCATTTACTCTCGGATGTTGACCGAGTACCGCGAAGTGAAGCAAAACAGGTCCCGAAAAACGGGTAGGAAGAGTTATCTCCTGACCGAAGAAGAGCTCCGGAGGATTGCGGCTTCCCGGGTTCACCCTTCACGTCGCTAG
- a CDS encoding DDE-type integrase/transposase/recombinase, giving the protein MNSEEFADKAPAQVGAILLDQGTYLCSESSMYRILRGHGQVRERRRQATHPAKKKPELVAAQPNDVWSWDITKLPSPIRGVYYDLMVIIDLFSRYVVHWHITTRESGLGSKEFIADAVMIHGTPGVIHADRGTSMTSKPVADLMIDLGIDRSHSRPRVSNDNPYSEAAFKTTKYHHTYPGRFGSRQDAIAWANGFFLYYNFEHRHSGIGLHTPASVFDGTYMAIHARRATVLQNAYTATPHRFSRTPLPPAGPSAAWINQPQQSEVAAHA; this is encoded by the coding sequence TTGAACAGCGAGGAATTCGCCGACAAGGCCCCGGCCCAGGTCGGGGCGATCCTGCTGGACCAGGGCACCTACCTGTGCTCGGAATCAAGCATGTACCGCATCCTGCGCGGCCACGGCCAGGTGCGTGAACGCCGCCGCCAGGCCACCCATCCGGCAAAGAAGAAACCCGAACTCGTCGCGGCGCAACCCAACGACGTCTGGTCCTGGGACATCACCAAACTCCCCAGCCCGATCAGGGGCGTCTACTACGATTTGATGGTCATCATCGACCTGTTCTCCCGCTACGTCGTGCACTGGCACATCACCACCCGCGAGTCCGGGCTGGGCTCCAAGGAGTTCATCGCCGATGCCGTGATGATCCACGGCACGCCCGGGGTCATCCACGCCGACCGGGGGACGTCCATGACGTCCAAACCGGTCGCCGACCTGATGATCGACCTTGGCATCGACCGGTCCCATTCCAGGCCCCGCGTGTCCAACGACAACCCGTACTCCGAGGCGGCGTTCAAGACCACGAAGTACCACCACACCTACCCCGGCCGGTTCGGTTCCCGCCAGGACGCCATCGCCTGGGCCAACGGTTTTTTCCTTTACTACAATTTCGAACACCGCCATTCCGGGATCGGGCTCCACACCCCGGCCTCGGTCTTTGACGGCACCTACATGGCGATCCACGCCCGCCGCGCCACTGTCCTGCAGAATGCCTACACCGCCACCCCGCACCGCTTCAGCAGAACGCCACTGCCGCCGGCAGGCCCCTCAGCTGCGTGGATCAACCAGCCACAGCAAAGCGAGGTCGCTGCACACGCCTAA